One segment of Leptospira langatensis DNA contains the following:
- a CDS encoding DUF4256 domain-containing protein — protein sequence MSKTKPTKKELSPKQQEDLLKILKDRFEKNKDLHKGLDWSKVQTRLAAAPEKLRSLSEMEDTGGEPDVIGFDKKSGQFIFCDCSEETPKGRRSLCYDREALEERKEHKPKNSAVDLATSMGIEILTEEQYRDLQKLGEFDLKTSSWVQTPSPIRKLGGVLFCDRRYDTVFLYHNGASSYYAVRGFRGLLRV from the coding sequence ATGAGCAAAACTAAACCGACTAAGAAAGAATTATCCCCAAAACAACAAGAAGATCTTCTCAAAATATTAAAAGATCGCTTCGAAAAGAACAAGGATCTTCATAAAGGCCTGGACTGGTCCAAAGTGCAGACAAGGTTGGCCGCAGCTCCTGAAAAGCTCCGGTCTCTCAGTGAAATGGAAGATACGGGAGGCGAACCGGATGTGATCGGGTTCGATAAGAAGTCTGGCCAATTTATTTTTTGCGATTGCTCGGAAGAAACTCCTAAAGGACGCCGAAGTCTTTGTTATGATCGCGAAGCGTTAGAGGAAAGAAAAGAACATAAGCCTAAAAATAGCGCCGTCGATCTAGCAACTTCTATGGGCATCGAGATCTTGACTGAAGAGCAATATAGAGACTTGCAGAAGCTAGGGGAGTTCGATCTGAAAACCTCGAGTTGGGTGCAAACGCCTTCTCCTATCAGAAAGCTAGGCGGAGTTCTTTTTTGTGATCGTCGTTATGATACTGTTTTCTTGTATCACAACGGTGCTTCTTCGTATTATGCTGTGAGAGGGTTTCGCGGTTTACTTAGGGTTTAA
- a CDS encoding SRPBCC family protein, with protein MVPTEILKVEKKINAEPARLFRAWLKPEAVTKWFLSEAEVSIESVKIDPRPGGKFKINMLLNGKILPHEGEYHIIEEPTKLVFTWRSDATGGKDTLVTVTFTELMDAETENSTSAKRKPQTLVTLIHENLANAESIEKHRFGWTSILAGLATWGNKE; from the coding sequence ATGGTACCCACAGAGATACTAAAAGTAGAAAAAAAAATTAACGCCGAACCGGCTCGATTGTTTCGCGCATGGTTAAAACCGGAAGCAGTCACAAAATGGTTTCTATCGGAAGCAGAAGTCAGCATTGAATCGGTAAAGATAGATCCGCGTCCCGGCGGAAAGTTCAAGATCAATATGCTCTTGAACGGAAAGATCCTACCTCACGAAGGCGAATATCATATTATTGAAGAACCGACAAAACTGGTCTTTACTTGGAGATCCGATGCAACCGGAGGAAAAGATACGTTAGTTACCGTTACATTCACGGAGCTAATGGACGCAGAAACGGAGAATTCCACTTCTGCCAAGCGAAAGCCTCAAACACTTGTCACTCTGATCCATGAGAATCTAGCGAACGCAGAATCGATCGAAAAACATCGCTTCGGATGGACAAGCATACTCGCCGGCCTCGCTACATGGGGAAACAAGGAATAA
- a CDS encoding SRPBCC family protein, with protein sequence MSSNKITVQSTIAADVKKVWEYYTNPAHIIGWNFASDDWQCPWAKNDMKPGGKYSARMEAKDGSFGFEFEAIYDSIVDQKAFAYTMLDGRKADVHFENKGNGTLVTVTFDPEQMNPLEMQRGGWQAILDNFKKYTEAN encoded by the coding sequence ATGAGCTCAAACAAAATCACTGTTCAATCTACCATCGCGGCAGACGTCAAAAAAGTCTGGGAATATTATACGAACCCTGCGCATATCATCGGCTGGAACTTTGCCTCGGATGATTGGCAATGCCCCTGGGCTAAAAATGATATGAAGCCTGGTGGTAAGTACAGTGCGAGAATGGAAGCGAAAGACGGGAGCTTCGGTTTTGAATTCGAGGCGATTTACGATTCAATCGTAGATCAAAAAGCTTTTGCGTATACGATGTTAGACGGCAGGAAGGCAGATGTCCATTTCGAGAATAAAGGTAATGGCACTCTAGTGACCGTAACCTTCGATCCGGAACAAATGAATCCTCTCGAGATGCAAAGAGGTGGCTGGCAGGCGATATTAGACAATTTCAAGAAATATACAGAGGCGAATTAA
- a CDS encoding RNA recognition motif domain-containing protein: MSSKLFVGGLSWSTTDLTLRQVFETHGAIQEANIVVDRETGRSRGFGFVTFVDQHSAKSALSELNGKDLDGRNIVVSVAEDKPRSDRNRNNNNNRKFQRDRW; the protein is encoded by the coding sequence ATGTCATCCAAATTGTTTGTAGGCGGCCTTAGCTGGTCAACCACCGATCTCACTTTACGCCAAGTGTTTGAAACTCATGGCGCGATCCAAGAAGCGAATATAGTAGTCGATCGTGAGACCGGAAGATCGAGAGGATTCGGCTTTGTTACCTTCGTGGATCAGCATTCTGCGAAATCAGCGCTTTCGGAACTCAATGGTAAGGATTTAGACGGACGCAATATCGTAGTCTCCGTTGCAGAGGATAAACCAAGATCCGACCGCAATAGGAATAACAATAACAATAGGAAGTTTCAGCGCGATCGCTGGTAG
- a CDS encoding YdeI/OmpD-associated family protein, producing the protein MPDLDGYRMPKDLETPIQSFVSSKKWKEWLTKNHAIANKGIWLRIFKKDSGEETITYDEALDEALCFGWIDGQKKKYDERSWLQKFTPRRSKSIWSKRNKERTVQLIKEKRMQPSGLKEIESAKKDGRWDKAYDSPSQMEIPADFLAMLIKDEQAYEFFKTLNKTNAYAIAWRLATAKKPETREKRMQILLEMMKKQQKLH; encoded by the coding sequence ATGCCAGACTTGGATGGGTATCGTATGCCTAAAGATCTCGAGACTCCCATCCAATCATTCGTCTCCTCAAAGAAATGGAAAGAATGGCTCACAAAAAATCATGCTATAGCTAACAAGGGTATTTGGCTCCGAATTTTTAAAAAAGATTCCGGTGAGGAAACAATTACTTATGATGAGGCATTGGATGAAGCACTTTGCTTTGGTTGGATCGATGGTCAGAAAAAAAAGTATGATGAGAGATCGTGGCTTCAAAAATTTACTCCTCGCAGATCGAAAAGCATATGGTCCAAGAGAAATAAAGAGCGGACGGTCCAGCTTATTAAGGAAAAGAGAATGCAACCATCCGGACTCAAGGAGATAGAGTCCGCAAAGAAAGACGGTAGATGGGATAAGGCCTATGATTCCCCCAGCCAGATGGAAATTCCTGCTGATTTTTTAGCAATGTTAATAAAAGACGAGCAGGCATACGAATTTTTTAAAACTCTGAATAAGACAAACGCCTATGCAATTGCCTGGCGACTAGCGACGGCAAAGAAGCCAGAGACCCGGGAAAAACGGATGCAAATTCTTCTGGAGATGATGAAGAAACAACAGAAATTGCATTAA
- a CDS encoding type II toxin-antitoxin system VapC family toxin has translation MKNAALVDSGPIIALFNSSDDYHKSVFKFLKGFKGSLFTTWPVITEVIYLLSFSIDAQSDFLEWIERESVQILDVTLDDLKYIKSRMQKYSDLPMDLADASLMCIAEREGIYNIISIDSDFSIYKTLKGKYLTNLFKN, from the coding sequence ATGAAAAACGCCGCGCTCGTTGATTCTGGTCCGATTATAGCATTATTCAATTCATCTGATGATTATCATAAATCAGTCTTTAAGTTTCTAAAAGGGTTTAAAGGTTCTTTATTTACGACTTGGCCAGTAATAACTGAAGTCATCTACTTACTCTCCTTTTCAATCGATGCTCAATCCGATTTCTTAGAATGGATAGAACGTGAGAGTGTGCAAATTTTAGATGTAACATTGGATGATCTAAAATATATTAAGAGTCGGATGCAAAAATATTCAGATTTGCCAATGGATTTAGCAGATGCGTCATTAATGTGCATCGCCGAAAGGGAAGGGATTTATAATATTATTAGTATAGATTCCGACTTTTCTATATATAAAACTCTAAAAGGCAAATATCTAACAAATTTATTTAAGAATTAA
- a CDS encoding DUF6547 family protein, with product MTLKSQKYRNIIDSLVGICKTGQGKIGSNRIRSGIWNSNAKSDSDDLSDEYHMNQLLARLSEGDRSVLARMLENEVIVGIFETLKVLEEYEIDPFDTGYEGSPYHDFIGRLSGDWEWPEK from the coding sequence ATGACACTTAAATCCCAAAAATATCGGAATATTATCGATTCGCTTGTTGGCATATGTAAAACCGGGCAAGGTAAAATCGGATCAAACCGTATTCGATCCGGCATTTGGAACAGCAATGCGAAGTCGGATTCCGACGATCTCTCAGATGAATATCATATGAATCAATTGCTTGCCCGATTATCCGAAGGCGATCGATCGGTCCTTGCAAGAATGTTGGAAAACGAAGTGATTGTTGGCATTTTTGAAACACTTAAAGTTCTCGAAGAATATGAAATAGATCCGTTTGATACCGGATACGAAGGATCCCCGTATCATGATTTTATCGGTCGTCTTTCGGGTGATTGGGAATGGCCAGAAAAATAA
- a CDS encoding ArsR/SmtB family transcription factor: MVELKKSEEQLDRVFAALADSSRRQMLARLRKRALTISELAEPFSMSFAGVAKHIDVLTAAGLVRKVRDPEDGRSYKLELQNRTLTEASAWLTYHQEFWTNKLDRLESFIEEEDHGTHRDTKSRKKN; encoded by the coding sequence ATGGTTGAATTAAAGAAAAGCGAAGAGCAACTGGATCGCGTGTTCGCGGCGCTTGCGGATAGCTCGAGAAGGCAGATGCTTGCTCGATTACGAAAGCGGGCCCTTACGATCTCCGAATTGGCGGAACCGTTCTCAATGTCTTTTGCAGGAGTAGCCAAGCATATCGATGTGCTTACCGCGGCAGGATTAGTGCGTAAGGTAAGAGATCCGGAAGATGGGCGCAGTTATAAACTGGAGCTACAGAACCGAACACTTACCGAAGCATCGGCATGGCTCACCTACCACCAAGAATTCTGGACCAACAAACTCGATAGACTCGAATCATTTATAGAGGAAGAAGATCATGGTACCCACAGAGATACTAAAAGTAGAAAAAAAAATTAA
- a CDS encoding ribbon-helix-helix protein, CopG family, translated as MISLRIPPELERKLDSFAKSEGKSRSEIVKESILEYIKNHSSSKTPFELGEDLFGKHSANDKKLAENRKVTLNKILKDKNEKRRAR; from the coding sequence GTGATCAGTTTAAGAATACCGCCGGAATTAGAGAGAAAGTTGGACTCGTTTGCAAAATCTGAGGGGAAAAGTCGCTCTGAAATTGTAAAAGAGTCAATTCTTGAATATATAAAGAATCATAGTTCAAGTAAAACTCCCTTTGAGTTAGGGGAAGATTTATTCGGTAAACATTCAGCCAATGACAAGAAATTAGCCGAGAATAGAAAAGTTACCTTAAATAAAATATTAAAGGACAAGAATGAAAAACGCCGCGCTCGTTGA
- a CDS encoding dihydrofolate reductase family protein — MRKVIVLEFLTLDGVIQAGGGPEEDTSGGFQYGGWQVPYSDETVGLVMNKQMNVPFDLLLGRKTFEIWSPYWPKHADFWPSVMSATKYVASNTMTSHEWQPSVFLSGDIVEKITKLKQGEGPDLHVYGSANLVQTLMKHDLIDEFWLKIYPITLGSGKRLFVEGTIPAAFKVTESQISPSGVIIANYKRAGDVQTGSY; from the coding sequence ATGAGAAAGGTCATTGTACTCGAATTCCTCACCCTTGATGGTGTAATCCAAGCCGGGGGTGGTCCAGAGGAAGATACCAGTGGTGGCTTCCAATATGGTGGGTGGCAAGTCCCCTATTCTGACGAGACTGTTGGATTAGTTATGAATAAGCAGATGAATGTTCCTTTTGATCTCTTATTAGGGCGCAAGACTTTTGAAATTTGGTCGCCTTACTGGCCAAAGCATGCAGACTTCTGGCCAAGCGTCATGTCGGCAACAAAGTACGTCGCCTCGAATACAATGACTTCTCATGAATGGCAACCCTCCGTATTTTTAAGCGGAGACATTGTAGAGAAGATCACCAAACTCAAACAAGGAGAAGGACCGGATCTGCATGTGTACGGAAGTGCGAATCTCGTTCAGACCCTTATGAAACATGATTTGATCGATGAATTCTGGCTAAAGATCTATCCGATAACATTGGGCAGCGGAAAGCGATTATTTGTCGAAGGCACAATCCCTGCCGCATTCAAAGTAACGGAAAGTCAGATTTCTCCGAGTGGAGTCATTATTGCGAATTACAAACGTGCAGGAGATGTTCAGACGGGAAGTTATTGA
- a CDS encoding SRPBCC domain-containing protein: protein MNGIYHKIGIRAGFPEVIKAISTQAGLEGWWTNEVEGKFPDGISPAGETIRFHFGKGSFDMKVQELTSDRVLWECTIGPEEWVGSHIDFKLTQSKAPDGGPMTVVFFKHQDWKRENEMTAHCSMKWAVFLLSLRSLVETGKGQPAPNDMKIDDWN, encoded by the coding sequence ATGAACGGAATATATCACAAAATTGGAATACGTGCCGGGTTTCCGGAAGTCATTAAGGCAATATCTACCCAAGCAGGGCTTGAAGGATGGTGGACAAACGAAGTAGAAGGAAAATTTCCGGACGGGATCTCGCCAGCCGGAGAGACTATCCGCTTCCATTTCGGAAAAGGAAGCTTTGACATGAAAGTCCAAGAACTCACATCGGATCGAGTGCTCTGGGAATGTACGATCGGACCGGAAGAATGGGTCGGATCCCATATAGACTTTAAACTTACGCAAAGCAAGGCTCCGGATGGAGGACCAATGACAGTTGTCTTTTTCAAACACCAAGACTGGAAGAGGGAGAACGAAATGACAGCTCATTGTAGTATGAAATGGGCAGTGTTCCTGCTAAGCTTACGATCACTTGTAGAAACCGGCAAAGGCCAACCGGCACCGAACGATATGAAGATCGACGATTGGAATTAA